The Vibrio cortegadensis genome includes a window with the following:
- a CDS encoding phage tail tube protein — translation MTALTTPTKGAGTTFWRLKDGEDITTITDYTDDTKWDQIAKIREIQPGEITVEDEEDDYLDDPKADWSKTSPGTKSAGETTLTIAWLPGEAQQQKLVDDVNNDVITHYRSKYPNGAVDVLNGYINSLGKAVAIKEKMTRTIKIKSVGQPKTAEELLANPPAQG, via the coding sequence ACGTTCTGGCGTCTAAAAGATGGCGAAGACATTACTACCATCACGGATTACACCGATGATACGAAGTGGGATCAAATTGCCAAAATTCGAGAGATTCAGCCAGGTGAAATTACGGTTGAAGACGAAGAAGACGATTACCTTGATGATCCTAAAGCGGATTGGAGTAAAACCAGTCCAGGTACTAAGTCAGCAGGTGAAACCACACTAACCATTGCATGGTTACCAGGCGAAGCTCAGCAGCAGAAGTTGGTCGATGATGTGAACAATGATGTGATCACTCATTATCGCTCGAAGTATCCGAACGGTGCGGTTGATGTATTGAATGGTTACATCAACTCATTAGGTAAGGCTGTGGCCATTAAAGAAAAAATGACCCGTACTATCAAAATCAAATCGGTTGGTCAGCCTAAAACGGCTGAAGAATTATTGGCTAACCCTCCAGCGCAAGGATAG
- a CDS encoding phage tail assembly protein T — translation MDLAREFGQVCWRTMLASMSGETVLEWQEHFTKHGFTRDMDNWRFAVLCAANWNVTAMSAGIKLDPPVSYRDWLPNTGEPEETREYDDEELMAMGESAGGMRFECPNS, via the coding sequence ATGGATCTTGCCCGAGAGTTCGGGCAAGTGTGCTGGCGCACCATGCTAGCGTCTATGAGTGGTGAGACGGTTCTTGAATGGCAAGAGCATTTCACCAAGCATGGTTTTACGCGAGATATGGATAATTGGCGGTTTGCTGTTTTATGCGCGGCTAATTGGAACGTCACTGCAATGAGCGCAGGCATTAAGTTAGACCCACCCGTGTCCTACCGTGATTGGTTGCCAAATACAGGTGAACCAGAAGAAACCCGTGAATATGATGACGAAGAGCTGATGGCCATGGGCGAATCGGCTGGAGGAATGCGCTTTGAGTGCCCAAATAGCTGA
- a CDS encoding SGNH/GDSL hydrolase family protein, whose translation MNSNNFFQLVADFQKNIDWLNQVLKGDYGIINIDGVSKPTITKAIDDAYAGIAAMVQGRAAYKTKADLPASPPSGVALAQVWNDPVQDQNGLYGWDGAKWVKSQYDNIDQLEREVDILSSRLDSISFKEVEHGDKLQSGFYISKTDGNEVTYTGWLATPYIPVTPETIVKRESDTVVDDSSGAANLAFYDDKQSYLGYFNTSSNEYSLVVSSLFSGARFIRASSPSYATLSLTTSSQLEAASIEGLIELIDDIDEVVDRGKSTEEKDFFLEDGVENGFIDTLGNFVPAETWRTTAPIAVMPGDVFTRQGYTSDVISPVALYGEDGGFQGRLGSTGGGVVVDVIQIPEGTKFVRASAAETYDYSFVGAPTGAASKLKPEALAGYVTVRSIVDKAFSYVENFDYFSRGVPGYIDVSGRFVPAANWIATEYIPVSVGDVFTYQGTGSSVVLEVAAYDEQSNYLRAIYDKTNTQAPIDILIEDDDIAFIRSSARNLPEDQATFSGLLLESNDKKEPLIIDSFSPKQAYITGNESLYLYSRGIVPDHKYQLAWNFSESNEKLAVLSGSTPGTQEVKLSTLIEGKRNIITELSVVRSGAPVNPSEYRNFVCIGDSLTLGVSNTGISGAYPNELSRRLNGIGTALLSGENSPPAGTLDNIRFLGTLGDQPVKHEGRGGWTASNYLNLDNALRDPISGELDFNYWATNNGFDHNSLPGGVLPDGSNITCIILLGWNDVYRSTPSESYKNLVKMINSFKGNSPNADFIVVGLNPGPVDNQKAFSGDRYVSQMEIWNDAVFKFGNEYKKVESELERCEFLQLSHVFNTDIGYKKIERRISSRSSEKMVAASDHVHPNATGYAMIADAIYHKIVHDYCQGA comes from the coding sequence ATGAACAGCAACAACTTTTTTCAGCTAGTGGCTGATTTTCAAAAGAATATTGATTGGTTAAACCAAGTTCTGAAAGGTGATTATGGCATTATTAATATTGATGGGGTTTCTAAGCCAACGATCACTAAAGCCATTGATGACGCCTATGCAGGTATTGCGGCCATGGTCCAGGGTCGTGCTGCCTATAAGACAAAAGCTGATTTACCCGCCAGCCCCCCATCGGGAGTGGCATTAGCTCAAGTCTGGAATGATCCGGTACAAGATCAAAACGGCTTGTATGGTTGGGATGGTGCTAAATGGGTTAAGTCGCAGTATGACAATATCGATCAGCTTGAAAGGGAAGTGGATATTTTATCTTCTCGACTCGATAGCATTTCGTTTAAAGAGGTAGAGCACGGCGATAAATTACAGTCTGGTTTTTATATTAGCAAAACTGACGGTAATGAAGTTACATATACCGGATGGTTGGCCACACCATACATCCCAGTCACACCAGAAACCATAGTCAAACGAGAATCGGATACTGTTGTTGATGATAGTAGTGGCGCGGCGAATTTGGCATTTTATGACGATAAGCAAAGCTATCTAGGATACTTTAATACGAGCTCCAATGAATATTCATTAGTTGTTTCAAGCCTGTTTAGTGGAGCTAGATTCATAAGAGCGTCGTCACCATCTTATGCCACATTATCGCTTACTACGTCTTCACAGCTTGAAGCTGCATCTATAGAAGGGCTAATAGAGTTAATCGATGATATTGATGAAGTGGTCGACCGTGGAAAGAGCACCGAAGAAAAGGACTTTTTCTTAGAAGATGGCGTGGAAAATGGGTTTATCGATACGCTGGGGAATTTTGTACCAGCGGAAACATGGCGTACCACAGCACCAATTGCTGTAATGCCTGGTGATGTATTTACTCGGCAAGGTTATACCTCTGATGTTATAAGCCCTGTAGCCTTATACGGTGAAGACGGTGGCTTTCAGGGCCGCTTAGGGTCAACCGGTGGCGGCGTGGTAGTTGATGTTATTCAAATACCAGAAGGGACTAAATTTGTAAGGGCGTCAGCGGCTGAAACGTATGATTATAGTTTTGTTGGCGCGCCGACAGGGGCGGCATCAAAACTTAAACCAGAGGCATTAGCCGGATATGTAACGGTTAGGTCGATAGTCGACAAAGCGTTTAGTTATGTTGAAAATTTTGATTATTTTAGCCGTGGTGTACCTGGGTATATTGATGTATCAGGGCGATTTGTTCCGGCTGCTAACTGGATAGCAACAGAATATATTCCAGTTTCTGTTGGTGACGTTTTTACATACCAGGGCACTGGTTCATCGGTGGTTTTAGAGGTTGCGGCCTATGATGAGCAAAGTAATTATCTAAGGGCTATCTATGACAAAACCAACACACAGGCTCCTATTGATATTCTGATAGAAGATGATGATATTGCGTTCATTCGATCTTCGGCTAGAAATCTACCGGAAGATCAGGCTACGTTTAGTGGCCTTTTACTTGAAAGTAATGATAAAAAAGAGCCACTGATAATTGATAGTTTTTCGCCTAAACAGGCGTATATAACTGGCAATGAATCATTGTATCTATATTCACGAGGTATTGTTCCTGATCATAAGTATCAATTAGCTTGGAACTTTTCAGAGTCAAATGAAAAACTAGCCGTTTTATCTGGTTCTACGCCAGGAACCCAAGAAGTAAAATTATCGACTTTAATTGAAGGTAAGCGAAATATTATTACTGAACTTTCAGTGGTTCGTTCTGGTGCTCCTGTTAACCCATCAGAGTACAGAAATTTTGTTTGCATTGGTGATAGCCTGACATTAGGGGTATCAAATACCGGAATTAGTGGGGCGTATCCTAACGAGTTGTCTCGACGACTAAATGGTATTGGCACTGCACTGTTGTCCGGTGAAAACTCTCCGCCAGCAGGGACGTTGGATAATATTCGTTTTCTTGGCACATTAGGCGATCAGCCAGTTAAGCATGAGGGTCGCGGAGGGTGGACAGCCAGTAATTACCTAAATCTGGATAACGCATTAAGGGACCCTATTTCTGGTGAACTTGATTTTAATTATTGGGCGACCAATAACGGATTCGATCACAACTCGTTACCAGGTGGTGTTTTGCCAGATGGTAGCAATATTACTTGCATCATCTTGTTAGGCTGGAATGATGTTTATCGAAGTACACCGAGTGAGTCATATAAAAATCTGGTAAAAATGATTAATTCATTTAAAGGGAATAGCCCAAATGCTGATTTTATCGTTGTTGGCTTGAACCCAGGCCCAGTTGATAACCAGAAAGCTTTTTCAGGTGATCGTTATGTGTCTCAGATGGAAATATGGAATGACGCCGTATTTAAGTTTGGTAATGAATATAAAAAAGTGGAATCAGAATTAGAACGGTGTGAGTTTTTACAGCTGTCACATGTTTTTAATACTGATATTGGTTACAAAAAGATAGAGCGCCGCATTAGTTCAAGAAGTAGTGAAAAAATGGTAGCGGCTTCGGATCATGTGCATCCTAATGCTACCGGATACGCAATGATAGCGGATGCGATTTACCACAAAATTGTGCATGACTATTGTCAGGGGGCGTAA
- a CDS encoding DUF1833 domain-containing protein, producing the protein MKSIEVYYASAPAYEIPIHTLEIKNEKAYQRGDADSVIRLADGFYSVREDGEEGIELGLEDGSNAFFRASAFGLSLPAKSVKGKQSLQFQIDNVTGEARHFIDKAMEDGSKVIITYRVYLSTNLQSPAQPPLVLTCVSEKDNIQTVSVVASFHDLVNRAWPKRRYTPAVARGLKYQGS; encoded by the coding sequence ATGAAATCAATAGAGGTTTATTACGCCTCTGCTCCTGCCTATGAAATTCCAATACACACTCTCGAAATCAAAAATGAAAAAGCCTATCAGCGCGGCGATGCTGATTCAGTCATTCGCCTAGCTGACGGGTTTTATTCTGTTCGAGAAGATGGTGAGGAAGGAATAGAGCTGGGGCTTGAAGATGGCAGTAATGCTTTCTTTCGAGCCTCGGCTTTTGGCTTATCTCTTCCTGCTAAAAGCGTGAAAGGTAAGCAAAGTCTTCAATTCCAAATTGATAATGTGACGGGCGAGGCCCGTCATTTTATTGATAAGGCAATGGAGGACGGGAGCAAGGTAATCATTACTTACCGAGTTTATCTATCCACTAATCTTCAATCACCTGCGCAGCCGCCTCTTGTGCTTACGTGCGTTTCGGAGAAAGACAACATTCAAACGGTGAGCGTTGTTGCCTCATTTCATGATCTAGTTAATAGAGCTTGGCCAAAACGCCGTTACACACCAGCTGTTGCTCGCGGTCTTAAATATCAAGGTTCCTAA
- a CDS encoding NlpC/P60 family protein, translating to MTLNDLMNVPYCDHGRDGAGLDCWGFVRLVRHYHHELPMLASFGSVSPDDKSGMTDGYDQVVTGFCKTEPIDGAIACHFIGETLVHVGVVINENGLKVAHTGRKLRKPRLVRLSEFERMALITRYYIEHDYIGGLPK from the coding sequence ATGACACTTAATGATTTGATGAATGTGCCATATTGCGACCACGGTCGCGATGGTGCAGGGCTAGATTGTTGGGGGTTTGTTCGCTTAGTCCGTCACTACCATCACGAACTCCCGATGCTGGCTAGCTTTGGTTCTGTCTCACCGGATGATAAATCAGGCATGACGGATGGTTATGATCAGGTGGTTACTGGTTTTTGTAAAACAGAACCAATAGATGGCGCGATAGCTTGTCATTTCATTGGAGAAACCTTGGTTCATGTTGGTGTTGTCATCAATGAAAACGGTCTAAAAGTCGCACATACAGGGCGAAAATTGAGAAAGCCACGTTTAGTGAGACTTTCTGAGTTTGAGCGAATGGCGTTAATTACGAGGTATTACATAGAACATGACTATATTGGTGGTTTACCCAAATAA
- a CDS encoding host specificity factor TipJ family phage tail protein translates to MTILVVYPNKLDLSKREFCPVVPGQTLNAWMSANIKGYYVSGTPPFSYRVNGSQLTSLDWSEYVWQDGDLIELYAEPKDPVTAIMAVVAVVSAGMAIYAMNQIPDTFQKTTPEGSPIYDANAQGNQPRLMGIIPELFGRHKTYPDIISEPHWYFAEDDEFLLLMTSVSVGDIELNGDNIIIGDTPVSKYGVDIDYQIFPPGADVTSHPSYQNIYTSREVGATASTSGIELKGAVNSIEPNTTRIAQNTMTLLSEIDGFLSEYWPVEWEAGHVITVAGSLGSRDVSESHGYGGWRAEATSDILNFWSQDSDLHNCKRGDYVQYPISYYEPSNGPTQIEYATGMIDAKFTGIQNGMEFYAVRVIDANGNILPVSTVPSDARHLPIKFSGKDDGRFVIKSKTSTKATLKRLYPAGGTEQSWWNSFSSQGDNVDWRITAENALPGEPAGPFYACPQSEITDQIYIDLKFPDGIGYMNDNGSISSRELRVMIEWRGEGEVTWNQQEFKRSGATRDQMGNTIHINLGRKVRPEVRVYRITGDSTDSRAFDRIEFKRLKSRLEANTKYDDFTTMAVRIRGSNTLSRSAENKLGVIPVRKLQIPDGVGGWTTETYATRDIAPAVRYIITDSGLTDVQIGHHELLRLHEVWKARGDTFDAVFTDDSTLFDVLKKVLAVGYAEPTLNYGQIVPVRDEPRSVFDYQYQPDNMLGKGLERSGKFIDEEEPDGIEVEYFSTETWKPETVLCLLPGDLGLKPEKVRAFGVTDETKAWRFGMRIRRKKRYRRFQYSFQTEMDAFNSNYLDFVALADDVPGYAQSGRLEEYSYQNGRTTLTFDAPLEWGEGVHHVALRKPNGKTSGPYVCDRGPNPFQLVIYSNLDFAPDLSGSIEPPLWLFGAADSWCYPSLIDDVTPQGTEKCSVKAVNYDVRVYQDDDNEPDENGYPKVA, encoded by the coding sequence ATGACTATATTGGTGGTTTACCCAAATAAGTTAGATTTATCTAAGCGAGAGTTCTGCCCCGTAGTACCTGGTCAGACGCTTAATGCTTGGATGTCTGCAAACATTAAAGGTTATTACGTTTCAGGAACGCCGCCTTTTTCTTATCGAGTTAATGGCTCTCAGTTAACATCATTAGATTGGTCTGAGTATGTTTGGCAAGATGGTGACTTAATAGAGCTCTACGCTGAGCCAAAGGATCCAGTCACCGCAATTATGGCGGTTGTTGCTGTGGTATCGGCAGGCATGGCCATTTACGCCATGAATCAAATACCAGACACCTTTCAGAAAACCACACCGGAAGGCAGTCCGATTTATGATGCGAATGCTCAGGGGAACCAACCTCGTTTAATGGGGATCATTCCTGAGCTTTTTGGTCGTCATAAAACGTACCCTGATATTATCAGTGAGCCTCATTGGTATTTTGCTGAGGATGATGAGTTCCTGTTGCTAATGACCTCTGTAAGTGTTGGTGATATAGAGCTTAATGGTGACAATATTATTATTGGTGATACGCCAGTTTCAAAATATGGTGTAGATATCGACTATCAGATCTTTCCACCTGGTGCCGACGTCACCTCTCACCCAAGCTATCAAAACATCTACACATCACGAGAAGTTGGTGCAACTGCGTCGACTTCCGGCATCGAACTAAAAGGTGCCGTGAATTCTATCGAACCCAATACCACTCGAATAGCCCAAAATACAATGACGCTCTTGAGTGAAATTGATGGCTTTTTATCGGAGTACTGGCCTGTTGAATGGGAAGCGGGGCATGTCATAACCGTGGCAGGTTCGCTTGGTTCGCGTGATGTTTCTGAAAGTCACGGTTACGGTGGTTGGCGAGCTGAGGCTACATCAGACATATTAAATTTTTGGTCACAAGATTCTGATCTTCATAATTGTAAACGTGGAGATTATGTTCAGTATCCTATTTCCTATTATGAGCCATCCAATGGGCCTACCCAGATTGAATATGCGACTGGCATGATTGATGCCAAATTCACTGGAATTCAAAATGGTATGGAGTTTTATGCCGTTCGCGTTATCGATGCCAATGGTAATATCTTACCTGTTAGTACTGTCCCTTCTGATGCTCGCCACTTACCTATCAAGTTCTCTGGTAAGGATGATGGACGCTTTGTTATTAAGAGCAAAACAAGCACTAAAGCAACATTGAAGCGTTTGTACCCCGCAGGTGGCACTGAACAATCTTGGTGGAACTCTTTCTCATCACAAGGTGATAATGTCGATTGGCGAATCACTGCTGAGAACGCTTTACCAGGTGAGCCAGCCGGCCCGTTCTACGCTTGTCCTCAGTCAGAGATAACTGATCAAATTTATATTGATTTGAAGTTTCCTGATGGTATTGGGTACATGAACGACAATGGCTCTATTTCTAGCAGAGAATTGCGAGTCATGATCGAATGGCGCGGCGAGGGGGAAGTAACTTGGAACCAGCAAGAGTTTAAACGCTCTGGCGCCACTCGTGATCAGATGGGGAATACCATCCATATCAACTTAGGGCGCAAGGTTAGACCAGAAGTGCGTGTTTACCGTATCACTGGGGATAGCACTGATAGCCGAGCATTTGACCGGATAGAGTTTAAACGCCTTAAATCGAGACTAGAGGCTAATACTAAATACGACGACTTCACCACCATGGCCGTTCGTATTCGTGGTAGTAATACCTTGTCACGCAGTGCTGAAAACAAGCTTGGTGTTATCCCTGTTCGTAAGCTGCAAATTCCTGATGGAGTTGGTGGTTGGACTACAGAAACGTATGCAACTCGGGATATTGCGCCAGCTGTTCGATACATCATCACTGATAGTGGGTTAACCGATGTTCAGATAGGCCACCATGAGCTTTTACGACTACATGAAGTATGGAAAGCTCGTGGCGATACTTTCGATGCAGTATTTACCGATGACAGCACACTGTTTGATGTGCTCAAAAAGGTGCTTGCTGTTGGTTATGCAGAGCCAACTTTGAACTATGGTCAAATCGTGCCGGTTCGGGATGAACCTCGCAGTGTATTTGATTATCAGTACCAACCTGACAACATGCTTGGTAAAGGTTTAGAGCGTTCTGGTAAGTTCATTGATGAAGAAGAACCTGATGGTATTGAAGTCGAGTATTTTTCGACTGAAACATGGAAGCCGGAAACGGTGCTTTGTTTGCTGCCAGGTGATTTAGGTTTGAAGCCTGAAAAAGTTCGTGCTTTCGGTGTAACGGATGAAACGAAGGCTTGGCGGTTCGGTATGCGTATTCGTCGAAAGAAGCGTTACCGCCGTTTTCAATACTCATTTCAAACTGAGATGGATGCGTTTAACTCCAATTACCTTGATTTTGTAGCACTGGCTGATGATGTACCAGGTTATGCTCAAAGTGGTCGATTGGAGGAGTATTCTTATCAGAATGGGCGGACAACGTTAACGTTTGATGCTCCGTTGGAGTGGGGTGAAGGTGTTCACCATGTAGCGTTAAGGAAGCCGAATGGTAAAACATCTGGGCCTTACGTTTGCGACCGTGGCCCCAATCCGTTTCAGCTAGTAATTTATAGCAATCTTGATTTTGCACCTGACCTTTCTGGATCCATTGAACCGCCATTGTGGTTGTTTGGTGCAGCTGATAGTTGGTGTTATCCATCCTTGATTGATGACGTCACCCCACAAGGCACTGAAAAGTGTAGTGTGAAAGCAGTGAATTATGACGTGAGGGTGTATCAGGACGATGATAATGAGCCAGACGAAAATGGTTACCCTAAAGTGGCTTAG
- a CDS encoding helix-turn-helix domain-containing protein — translation MKKADPIVHVLRRYRENQGISQDRMSGLTGISVSTIQRIENGRTDMKLSHYRSYLNALGMSDMDVSIALFSHEFVTEKEVAAVSRKLPFRFRRIVIAFLNELADALKH, via the coding sequence ATGAAAAAAGCAGACCCGATTGTCCATGTTTTAAGGCGATACCGTGAAAATCAGGGAATTTCGCAAGATAGAATGTCAGGATTGACAGGCATTAGCGTAAGCACCATTCAAAGAATTGAGAATGGTCGAACTGATATGAAGCTGAGTCATTACAGGAGTTATCTTAATGCGCTCGGCATGTCTGATATGGATGTATCAATCGCGCTTTTCTCTCACGAGTTCGTGACTGAAAAAGAAGTTGCGGCAGTTTCTCGTAAATTGCCCTTTCGATTTCGAAGGATTGTGATCGCCTTTCTTAATGAATTAGCTGATGCACTAAAGCATTAA
- a CDS encoding DUF6012 family protein yields MLIHITPKIYRPLEVGFVGKCSLKQVSIPELDLVLIGGDQLKTGNPWPNKHYFCGGPKSSRKQLFGLLVETRAHIPELTVTCEWELDYWGESSQMVEHTTKIIVLDEDHDAISTDVCYWHGMSDSLGGWERRIPASMPDAAPMWVNPCMWLFPDERQVGILESEKSSDGVVTRCLQKLEVPTIQRERFRTYGCDRFPGLETAFTVIK; encoded by the coding sequence ATGCTTATTCATATAACGCCAAAAATTTACCGACCGCTGGAAGTGGGATTCGTAGGAAAGTGCTCATTAAAACAAGTTAGCATTCCTGAACTAGACCTAGTGCTTATTGGTGGCGATCAACTCAAAACCGGAAATCCTTGGCCTAACAAGCACTACTTTTGCGGTGGTCCTAAATCAAGTCGTAAACAGCTTTTCGGATTATTAGTTGAAACACGCGCTCATATTCCTGAGTTAACTGTTACCTGTGAGTGGGAGTTGGATTATTGGGGCGAAAGTAGCCAAATGGTTGAGCACACCACCAAGATAATTGTGTTAGATGAAGATCACGATGCTATCAGCACAGATGTATGTTACTGGCATGGAATGTCTGACAGCCTTGGTGGCTGGGAAAGGCGAATACCAGCAAGCATGCCAGATGCCGCACCAATGTGGGTAAACCCATGTATGTGGTTATTCCCTGATGAAAGGCAGGTTGGAATTTTAGAGTCTGAAAAGAGTTCTGATGGCGTTGTCACACGATGCCTGCAGAAATTAGAAGTGCCAACCATACAAAGAGAGCGTTTCCGCACTTATGGCTGCGATAGGTTCCCAGGACTTGAAACCGCTTTTACAGTCATCAAATAA
- a CDS encoding ParB/RepB/Spo0J family partition protein, producing MKSDVQVEVQPSSVSVQEAGKRNKKKLQKLESQAAAGSTMTHKVMGKEVKFKLVEVPADKIELSTMVYLGNERNQFLLDAHAVSDLIETFKDQGQQIPAFGRDVCGQIEIADGSRRRFTALETKKPFYVWVGDLDEQQMQFLSDVGNKYKDTSAWEKGLRYERMLNNATQEEVAEAVGVSRKAMMRCVNTAQLPKAFIRSFTSPNELSARKGETLYKVYKSLTKEKQEEIVNFCDSWLIPEKGKHTTEEIIELFITKCGATNEKPEAVKPRELAMGATVALKNGNATINIPKVSDDSLKAIEDFISQTLSKEALDNC from the coding sequence ATGAAAAGCGATGTTCAAGTAGAAGTTCAACCTAGTTCTGTTTCCGTTCAAGAAGCAGGTAAACGCAATAAAAAGAAACTTCAAAAACTGGAATCACAAGCTGCAGCTGGCAGCACTATGACACATAAAGTCATGGGGAAAGAGGTAAAGTTCAAGCTGGTGGAAGTGCCTGCAGACAAAATTGAACTGAGCACCATGGTTTACCTTGGCAATGAGCGCAACCAGTTCCTACTCGATGCACATGCTGTTAGTGACTTGATTGAAACGTTCAAAGACCAAGGTCAACAGATACCAGCATTTGGTCGTGATGTATGCGGCCAGATAGAGATTGCAGACGGTAGCCGTCGCCGCTTTACAGCACTTGAAACTAAAAAGCCTTTCTATGTATGGGTGGGAGACTTAGACGAGCAGCAGATGCAGTTCCTGTCCGATGTGGGCAACAAATACAAGGATACATCTGCCTGGGAAAAAGGTCTTCGCTATGAACGCATGCTTAATAACGCCACGCAAGAAGAAGTGGCTGAGGCGGTTGGTGTAAGCCGCAAAGCGATGATGCGTTGCGTGAACACAGCTCAATTGCCTAAGGCGTTTATTCGCAGCTTCACCTCACCAAACGAGCTCAGCGCACGTAAAGGTGAAACACTTTATAAGGTGTATAAAAGCCTGACTAAAGAGAAGCAAGAAGAGATCGTTAACTTCTGTGACTCATGGCTTATCCCTGAGAAGGGTAAGCACACCACAGAAGAGATCATTGAGCTGTTCATTACCAAGTGTGGTGCAACAAATGAGAAGCCTGAAGCAGTGAAACCACGCGAATTGGCGATGGGGGCCACGGTCGCATTGAAGAACGGCAATGCCACAATCAACATCCCAAAAGTTTCAGATGACTCTCTGAAAGCTATCGAGGACTTCATTTCACAGACGCTATCAAAAGAAGCGTTGGATAACTGCTAA